The following proteins come from a genomic window of Sorex araneus isolate mSorAra2 chromosome 1, mSorAra2.pri, whole genome shotgun sequence:
- the LOC101548835 gene encoding anionic trypsin encodes MNPLLILAFVGAAVAFPSNDDDKIVGGYTCQENSVPYQVSLNAGYHFCGGSLINDQWVVSAAHCYKSRIQVRLGEHNIKVQEGNEQFINSVKVIRHPRFSSWTLDNDIMLIKLSAPAVLSSRVAAVSLPSSCAPAGTQCLISGWGNTLSNGVNNPALLQCLDAPLLSQEQCEASYPGQITDNMVCAGFLEGGKDSCQGDSGGPVVCNGELQGVVSWGYGCAQKNKPGVYTRVCNFVDWIEQTMADN; translated from the exons ATGAATCCTCTGCTGATTCTCGCCTTCGTGGGAGCTGCTG TTGCTTTCCCCTCTAACGACGATGACAAGATCGTCGGGGGATACACCTGCCAGGAGAACTCCGTTCCCTACCAGGTGTCCCTGAACGCCGGCTACCACTTCTGCGGTGGTTCCCTCATCAACGACCAGTGGGTGGTGTCCGCTGCTCACTGCTACAAGTC CCGCATCCAGGTGCGTCTGGGCGAGCACAACATCAAGGTCCAGGAGGGCAACGAGCAGTTCATCAACTCCGTCAAGGTCATCCGCCACCCCCGCTTCAGCAGCTGGACCCTGGACAATGACATCATGCTCATCAAGCTCTCTGCCCCTGCCGTCCTCAGCAGCCGCGTGGCTGCCGTCTCCCTGCCCAGCTCCTGCGCCCCCGCTGGCACCCAGTGTCTCATCTCTGGCTGGGGCAACACCCTGAGCAACGGAG TCAACAACCCTGCACTGCTGCAGTGCCTGGATGCTCccctgctgagccaggagcagtgtGAGGCTTCCTACCCTGGACAGATCACCGACAACATGGTCTGCGCTGGCTTCCTGGAGGGAGGCAAGGACTCCTGCCAG GGTGACTCTGGTGGCCCCGTGGTGTGCAATGGTGAGCTCCAGGGAGTCGTGTCCTGGGGCTATGGCTGTGCCCAGAAGAACAAGCCCGGAGTCTACACCCGTGTGTGCAACTTCGTGGACTGGATTGAGCAGACCATGGCTGACAACTaa